One genomic region from Euzebya tangerina encodes:
- the sucB gene encoding 2-oxoglutarate dehydrogenase, E2 component, dihydrolipoamide succinyltransferase — protein sequence MATDVELPELGESVTEGTITAWLVEVGDTVDVDQPLFELSSDKIDTEVPSPVAGTVTEILVEVDETVEVGTVCVRIGDADEAGGSDGGSDDQSADEQSADDQSADSGQEAVAASEASGDEQAQAEAAAAEDSRADASSGGDSGGGDSGGGDSGGGDGVDVVLPELGESVTEGTITAWLVEVGDSVEEDQPLFELSSDKIDTEVPSPATGTVSEILVEVDETVEVGTVVARIGGSGSGSADGAEPAEEASDATAADQPDGATDSAEGTGTEAGYMSGTPDAGDRSGDGPSVAGSDALASPLVRKLAKEKGLDLDAMQGSGQGGRITREDVEAAESTGGEAQPASSQQAAASSATNADKPGGEPSAGSSTPPEAKKSEPAREPGERETVEDLSRIRQRIAEKMLESQGQAAQLTTVQEADVTALMAARTAHKEEFKSREGASLSPFAMVARAALMALKNHPLVNAYADWDNGKLYKRDYVNLGIAVDTPKGLLVPNIKNADGLTTAGLSRAISEAAQKARGTGGKRIDFSDIEGGTFTLTNTGSVGVLIDTPILNYPEVAILGVGAIKKRVAVVEAADGSESFGVRHMMYLSLTYDHRLLDGADAARYVTEVKQVLETTNWEQEVG from the coding sequence ATGGCCACCGACGTCGAACTTCCTGAACTCGGCGAGTCCGTCACCGAAGGAACGATCACGGCCTGGCTGGTGGAGGTCGGAGACACGGTGGACGTGGATCAGCCCCTGTTCGAGCTCTCCAGCGACAAGATCGACACCGAAGTCCCCTCCCCGGTGGCCGGGACGGTGACCGAGATCCTGGTCGAGGTCGACGAGACCGTCGAGGTCGGCACGGTCTGCGTCCGGATCGGCGATGCGGATGAGGCGGGCGGTTCTGACGGCGGGTCCGACGACCAGAGCGCCGATGAGCAGAGCGCCGATGACCAGAGCGCCGACAGCGGCCAGGAGGCGGTCGCAGCCTCGGAGGCCAGCGGCGACGAGCAGGCCCAAGCCGAGGCCGCGGCCGCGGAGGACAGCCGGGCTGACGCCAGCTCGGGGGGCGACTCCGGCGGTGGAGACTCCGGTGGGGGCGACTCCGGCGGTGGGGACGGTGTCGATGTGGTCCTGCCCGAGCTCGGCGAGTCGGTGACGGAGGGCACGATCACGGCCTGGCTGGTGGAGGTCGGCGACAGCGTGGAGGAGGACCAGCCCCTCTTCGAGCTCTCCAGCGACAAGATCGACACCGAGGTCCCCTCCCCCGCTACTGGAACCGTGTCGGAGATCTTGGTCGAGGTCGACGAGACCGTCGAGGTCGGCACGGTCGTCGCCCGGATCGGTGGCTCGGGCAGTGGATCGGCTGACGGGGCCGAGCCCGCAGAGGAAGCCTCGGACGCCACGGCGGCCGACCAGCCCGACGGGGCCACCGACTCTGCGGAGGGCACGGGGACCGAGGCGGGCTACATGTCGGGGACGCCGGACGCGGGAGACCGCAGCGGCGACGGGCCCTCTGTCGCGGGCTCCGACGCCCTGGCGTCGCCGCTCGTGCGCAAGCTGGCCAAGGAGAAGGGCCTGGACCTGGATGCGATGCAGGGCTCCGGTCAGGGCGGACGCATCACCCGCGAAGACGTGGAGGCGGCAGAGAGCACGGGTGGCGAGGCCCAGCCGGCATCATCGCAGCAGGCGGCCGCCTCCTCGGCCACGAACGCCGACAAGCCTGGCGGCGAGCCGTCAGCCGGATCCTCAACACCCCCGGAGGCCAAGAAGTCCGAGCCGGCACGCGAGCCGGGCGAGCGCGAGACCGTGGAGGACCTCTCCCGGATCCGCCAGCGGATCGCCGAGAAGATGCTCGAGTCCCAGGGCCAGGCCGCCCAACTGACGACGGTCCAGGAGGCGGACGTCACGGCCTTGATGGCCGCCCGGACGGCACACAAGGAGGAGTTCAAGTCCCGTGAGGGCGCTTCCCTCTCCCCCTTCGCCATGGTCGCCCGTGCGGCGCTGATGGCCCTCAAGAACCACCCGCTGGTCAACGCCTACGCGGACTGGGACAACGGCAAGCTCTACAAGCGCGACTACGTCAACCTGGGCATCGCCGTCGACACGCCCAAGGGTCTGCTGGTCCCCAACATCAAGAACGCCGACGGCCTGACGACGGCCGGCCTGTCCCGGGCGATCTCCGAAGCGGCCCAGAAGGCGCGTGGGACCGGCGGGAAGCGGATCGACTTCTCCGACATCGAGGGCGGCACCTTCACGCTCACCAACACCGGCAGCGTCGGCGTCCTCATCGACACGCCCATTCTGAACTACCCCGAGGTCGCCATCCTCGGCGTCGGGGCGATCAAGAAGCGCGTCGCCGTGGTCGAGGCCGCTGACGGGTCGGAGTCCTTCGGCGTCCGGCACATGATGTACCTCTCGCTCACCTACGATCACCGGCTGCTCGACGGGGCCGATGCTGCCCGCTACGTGACCGAGGTGAAGCAGGTCCTCGAGACGACCAACTGGGAGCAGGAGGTCGGGTGA
- a CDS encoding flavodoxin family protein, protein MSTAEEPTPPASYDDLQAVFINCSLKTDPAASHTQKLMDRSIAIMENVGIDVTTIHARTAGIATGIYPDMTEASGAAGQVESDAWPGLMRDVILPANILVIGTPIWLGMHSSVCTQVIERLYSWSGEHNDQGQYVFYGRAGGCLVTGNEDGVKHVAMSVLYAMQHVGYTIPPQADAGWIGEVGPGASYGDEPEEGGPPVGFDNDFTNRNTTFMTWNLIHTARLLADAGGMPAYGNQREKWFDGQRFGFPESPPAQNPEYR, encoded by the coding sequence ATGAGCACTGCTGAAGAGCCGACCCCACCAGCCAGCTACGACGACCTGCAGGCCGTCTTCATCAACTGCTCGCTGAAGACCGACCCCGCGGCGTCGCACACCCAGAAGCTGATGGATCGCTCCATCGCGATCATGGAGAACGTCGGCATCGACGTCACCACGATCCACGCCCGCACGGCTGGGATCGCGACCGGGATCTACCCCGACATGACCGAGGCATCCGGCGCTGCGGGACAGGTGGAATCCGATGCCTGGCCGGGTCTCATGCGCGACGTGATCCTGCCCGCCAACATCCTCGTCATCGGCACACCGATCTGGCTCGGCATGCACTCCAGTGTCTGCACCCAGGTGATCGAACGGCTCTACTCCTGGTCGGGCGAGCACAACGACCAGGGCCAGTACGTCTTCTACGGCCGTGCCGGAGGGTGTCTGGTGACAGGGAACGAGGACGGCGTGAAGCACGTGGCGATGAGCGTGCTCTACGCCATGCAGCACGTCGGCTACACGATCCCACCGCAAGCCGACGCGGGCTGGATCGGTGAGGTCGGACCCGGCGCCAGCTACGGCGACGAGCCCGAGGAGGGCGGTCCGCCGGTCGGCTTCGACAACGACTTCACCAATCGGAACACCACCTTCATGACCTGGAACCTGATCCACACCGCGCGGCTGCTGGCCGACGCCGGCGGGATGCCTGCCTACGGCAACCAGCGCGAGAAGTGGTTCGACGGTCAACGCTTCGGCTTCCCCGAGTCACCTCCTGCGCAGAATCCCGAGTACCGGTAG
- the lpdA gene encoding dihydrolipoyl dehydrogenase encodes MADSFDVVVLGGGTGGYSCALRAAGLGLTVGLVEKAKVGGTCLHWGCIPTKAFLHAAEVAEHAKEGPDLGIQSSFDGVDMPRVLDYKNGIVDANWKGLQATMKAKGIETIHGHGTLTGPNTITVETDDGERQIEASKAMVLATGSKPKTIPIAEVDGELIITSDEAMYLESVPKKPIVLGASAVGVEFATVWNGYGAEEVTIVEALDAVVPREDIDTQKALARALKKAGIKAITGEMVEDVKAGDGTVTVTTDKGTTVEGDLLMVAIGRGPVTENMGMDSTGVELDRGFITVDEYCKTGVTFGDGGVVYAIGDVIPTLGLAHASFMEGMMVAEQIAGNPVVPIDYRGVPKVYYCTPEIGAVGYTEQELKEEGIEFDAKTFPFSHNARAMMQGGQGHVKVLAAKDGGKVLGVHIVGPHATDLIAEGQMIYNWEALPTDVAEFIHPHPTLSEAVGEAHMALAGKALHG; translated from the coding sequence ATGGCTGATTCCTTTGACGTCGTCGTTCTGGGTGGGGGCACCGGCGGCTACTCCTGCGCGCTCCGCGCCGCCGGGCTGGGCCTGACGGTCGGTCTGGTCGAGAAGGCCAAGGTCGGCGGGACCTGCCTCCACTGGGGCTGCATCCCGACGAAGGCCTTCCTGCACGCCGCCGAGGTGGCCGAACACGCCAAGGAGGGCCCGGACCTTGGGATCCAGTCCAGCTTCGACGGCGTCGACATGCCCCGAGTGCTCGACTACAAGAACGGCATCGTCGACGCGAACTGGAAGGGCCTGCAGGCGACCATGAAGGCCAAGGGGATCGAGACGATCCACGGCCACGGCACGCTCACCGGTCCGAACACCATCACGGTGGAGACCGATGACGGCGAGCGCCAGATCGAGGCCAGCAAGGCCATGGTGTTGGCCACCGGCTCCAAGCCCAAGACCATCCCCATCGCGGAGGTCGACGGCGAGCTGATCATCACCTCCGACGAGGCGATGTACCTGGAGAGCGTCCCGAAGAAGCCGATCGTGCTGGGGGCCTCTGCCGTCGGGGTGGAGTTCGCGACAGTCTGGAACGGCTACGGCGCCGAGGAGGTGACGATCGTCGAGGCGCTCGACGCCGTCGTCCCCCGCGAGGACATCGACACCCAGAAGGCTCTGGCGCGCGCTCTGAAGAAGGCGGGGATCAAGGCCATCACCGGTGAGATGGTCGAGGACGTCAAGGCCGGCGACGGAACCGTCACCGTGACGACCGACAAGGGCACCACCGTCGAGGGGGACCTGCTCATGGTGGCGATCGGCCGTGGCCCGGTGACCGAGAACATGGGCATGGATTCCACCGGCGTCGAGCTCGACCGCGGCTTCATCACGGTCGACGAGTACTGCAAGACCGGCGTGACGTTCGGCGACGGCGGCGTGGTCTACGCGATCGGTGATGTGATCCCGACGCTCGGCCTGGCGCACGCCAGCTTCATGGAGGGGATGATGGTGGCCGAGCAGATCGCGGGGAACCCCGTCGTCCCGATCGACTACCGCGGTGTCCCGAAGGTGTACTACTGCACGCCGGAGATCGGGGCGGTCGGCTACACCGAACAGGAGCTCAAGGAGGAGGGGATCGAGTTCGACGCGAAGACGTTCCCCTTCTCCCACAACGCCAGGGCGATGATGCAGGGCGGCCAGGGGCATGTGAAGGTCCTGGCAGCCAAGGACGGCGGCAAGGTCCTCGGTGTCCACATCGTCGGTCCACACGCCACCGACCTCATCGCCGAGGGCCAGATGATCTACAACTGGGAGGCGCTGCCGACCGACGTCGCCGAGTTCATCCACCCGCACCCGACCCTGTCCGAGGCTGTGGGTGAGGCGCACATGGCGCTTGCCGGCAAGGCCCTGCACGGCTGA
- the gcvT gene encoding glycine cleavage system aminomethyltransferase GcvT, which yields MSTDDATPTTPLRHSPLHERHVAAGARMAEFAGWEMPIDYGSVVAEHMAVRSAAGMFDLTHLGTVTVTGEGAEATIQQSFTNDVSGLAEGTSQYSLCLDEQAGIIDDLLVYRVGPGFLVVPNAANTAVVAGRLLDQAKAVGECSVQVVDLACVAVQGPDSVGALGSGMAAAGLGGDPGALAYLACVDAGDGVILSRSGYTGEVGFEVFLPGERAGGLWDALAEGGVQPAGLGCRDTLRLEMGYPLHGNDISTDTTPVEALLNWAVKPGTGFVGEEAYVAAKEAGASRKLRGIKADGRRAPRAGDDVLVDGTEVGIVTSGSFSPINEVGIGLAYLDAAVDLGTVVEVDVRGRGVAATVVRPPFVEAHTKD from the coding sequence ATGAGCACCGACGACGCCACACCGACGACACCGCTCCGTCACTCGCCGCTCCACGAACGGCACGTCGCGGCCGGCGCGCGGATGGCCGAGTTCGCCGGGTGGGAGATGCCGATCGACTACGGCTCGGTCGTCGCGGAGCACATGGCGGTGCGGTCCGCCGCGGGCATGTTCGACCTGACCCACCTGGGCACCGTGACCGTGACCGGCGAGGGTGCGGAGGCGACGATCCAGCAGTCGTTCACCAATGATGTATCCGGGCTGGCCGAGGGCACCTCGCAGTACTCGCTCTGCCTGGACGAGCAGGCGGGGATCATCGACGACCTCCTGGTCTACCGAGTTGGTCCGGGATTCCTGGTCGTGCCGAATGCGGCGAACACCGCCGTCGTGGCCGGGCGGCTGCTGGACCAGGCCAAGGCCGTCGGGGAGTGTTCGGTGCAGGTGGTCGACCTCGCGTGCGTCGCCGTCCAAGGGCCGGACTCCGTTGGCGCGCTGGGCAGTGGGATGGCGGCGGCGGGTCTCGGGGGTGACCCGGGGGCGCTGGCGTACCTCGCGTGCGTGGATGCCGGGGACGGCGTGATCCTGTCCCGGTCGGGTTACACCGGCGAGGTCGGGTTCGAGGTCTTCCTGCCTGGCGAGCGGGCGGGAGGGCTCTGGGATGCGCTGGCCGAGGGTGGGGTCCAGCCAGCGGGTCTCGGCTGTCGGGACACCCTCCGGCTGGAGATGGGGTATCCGCTGCACGGCAATGACATCTCCACCGACACCACACCGGTGGAGGCCCTGCTCAACTGGGCGGTCAAGCCCGGGACCGGCTTCGTGGGCGAGGAGGCCTACGTCGCGGCCAAGGAGGCGGGGGCCTCGCGGAAGCTGCGGGGCATCAAGGCCGATGGCCGTCGCGCCCCCCGCGCCGGAGACGACGTGCTGGTCGACGGAACGGAGGTCGGGATCGTGACCTCCGGCAGCTTCTCGCCGATCAACGAGGTCGGAATTGGCCTGGCCTACCTGGACGCCGCGGTCGACCTGGGAACGGTCGTGGAGGTCGATGTCCGGGGACGCGGGGTTGCTGCGACGGTGGTGCGGCCCCCGTTCGTGGAGGCGCACACCAAGGACTGA
- a CDS encoding universal stress protein: MSLGNVVLVPLASPTSADWLGRLAAMIAMPDQGEVVAVTVVRPDASPMVVEEAQTTVERAAQAARASGAPASGQIVRDRSVAGGVLEAAAMHEASLVMMGWQGHSTNRSVFGELIDSIMGRSTVPLAVVRSATEPFDRVLLPVSDDHLADAGQRGVSLAVSLAERVRQGSSSSLLVVRSGTGHDLPEAVRDLDRPLLRMEGAFAEVVGQVARATDIVVAPVAPTVEGLRNATTHVAWATPASWQLVAIDVGSPPPPNVVSAVEDAGMVVEPSPAPETDSPHEVEVRVVIDPSAPDPWDDLERALARVGTATRGHLVDDEDRQVMVGTVEIMAVTSAAALAAVMIELDEVRLRLGLRELTYRLTSP, from the coding sequence GTGAGCCTGGGCAACGTCGTTCTGGTACCACTCGCCAGTCCAACGTCCGCCGACTGGCTTGGGCGGCTGGCGGCCATGATCGCCATGCCCGACCAGGGCGAGGTGGTGGCGGTCACGGTCGTGAGACCGGATGCCAGCCCGATGGTCGTGGAGGAGGCGCAGACGACGGTCGAGCGTGCGGCCCAGGCGGCGCGGGCGTCCGGTGCCCCGGCCTCCGGTCAGATTGTCCGGGATCGGAGCGTGGCCGGAGGGGTGCTCGAGGCGGCTGCCATGCACGAGGCCAGCCTGGTCATGATGGGCTGGCAGGGTCACTCGACGAATCGCAGCGTCTTCGGGGAGCTCATCGACTCCATCATGGGCCGGTCGACGGTACCGCTGGCTGTGGTCCGCTCGGCGACGGAGCCCTTCGACCGGGTGCTCTTGCCGGTCTCGGACGACCACCTCGCCGATGCCGGTCAGCGGGGCGTCTCACTCGCGGTGTCGCTGGCCGAACGCGTGCGGCAGGGGAGCAGTTCCAGTCTCCTGGTGGTGCGCAGCGGAACCGGTCATGACCTGCCCGAGGCCGTTCGCGATCTGGACCGGCCGCTGCTGCGGATGGAGGGTGCGTTCGCCGAGGTGGTCGGCCAGGTGGCTCGTGCGACCGACATCGTCGTGGCCCCCGTCGCGCCGACCGTCGAGGGGCTCCGGAACGCCACGACCCACGTGGCCTGGGCCACACCCGCCAGCTGGCAGCTGGTCGCGATCGACGTGGGGTCCCCGCCACCGCCGAACGTCGTGTCAGCGGTGGAGGACGCCGGGATGGTGGTGGAGCCGAGCCCCGCGCCAGAAACGGACAGTCCCCACGAGGTCGAGGTCCGGGTCGTGATCGACCCCAGCGCTCCCGACCCCTGGGACGACCTCGAACGGGCACTCGCACGTGTTGGCACCGCGACGCGCGGGCATCTCGTCGACGACGAGGACCGTCAGGTGATGGTCGGGACCGTCGAGATCATGGCGGTCACCTCCGCGGCGGCGTTGGCCGCGGTCATGATCGAACTGGACGAGGTCCGTCTGCGCCTCGGCCTGCGTGAACTCACGTATCGACTGACGTCCCCCTGA
- the nadA gene encoding quinolinate synthase NadA codes for MPPPASTSTLSDAADRTQLLILGRGADPTSERGTICPGEVPLASDPDLVDRARTAREALGDSVFILGHHYQRDEVIEFADARGDSFKLAQEAAANGAEHIIFCGVHFMAETADILTDESTKVILPDLAAGCSMADMAEISQVEAAWEDLKAAGMGPEKTIPMTYMNSTAAIKRFTGVNGGVVCTSSNAPTAMEWAFERGEQILFLPDEHLGRNTAVRDMGLSLDDCVLYDPHKAGGGLTSTELEEAKVVLWKGHCSVHGTFTPAHVELARAKNPDVKLLVHPECRYEVVEQADEVGSTSYIIKTVREAPPGTAWAIGTELNLVGRLAQEHPEQDIMFLNDNVCFCATMNRIDLPHLVWAMEELVEGRVVNEIRVDPDTRHWAKVALDRMLALPGPSSHD; via the coding sequence ATGCCGCCCCCCGCGTCCACCTCCACCCTGTCCGACGCCGCCGATCGCACGCAGTTGCTGATCCTCGGCCGGGGGGCTGACCCCACCTCGGAGCGAGGGACGATCTGCCCGGGGGAGGTACCTCTGGCCAGCGATCCTGATCTGGTCGATCGGGCACGAACGGCACGCGAGGCGTTGGGGGACTCCGTCTTCATCCTCGGACATCACTACCAACGCGACGAGGTCATCGAGTTCGCCGACGCTCGGGGAGACAGCTTCAAGTTGGCGCAGGAAGCGGCTGCCAACGGGGCGGAGCACATCATCTTCTGCGGTGTCCACTTCATGGCCGAGACCGCCGACATCCTCACCGATGAGTCGACCAAGGTGATCCTCCCCGACCTGGCCGCCGGCTGCTCGATGGCCGACATGGCTGAGATCTCCCAGGTCGAAGCCGCCTGGGAGGACCTGAAGGCGGCCGGGATGGGTCCGGAGAAGACCATCCCGATGACCTACATGAACTCCACGGCGGCGATCAAGCGCTTCACCGGCGTCAACGGCGGCGTGGTGTGCACCTCCTCCAATGCCCCGACCGCGATGGAGTGGGCCTTCGAGCGGGGCGAGCAGATCCTGTTCCTGCCCGATGAGCACCTCGGCCGCAACACCGCGGTGCGGGACATGGGGCTCTCCCTGGACGACTGTGTCCTGTACGACCCGCACAAGGCCGGTGGCGGGTTGACGTCGACGGAGCTGGAAGAGGCGAAGGTGGTCCTGTGGAAGGGGCACTGCTCCGTCCACGGCACGTTCACGCCGGCCCACGTCGAGCTGGCACGCGCGAAGAACCCCGACGTCAAGCTGCTGGTCCACCCCGAGTGCCGCTACGAGGTGGTCGAGCAGGCCGACGAGGTCGGGTCGACCTCCTACATCATCAAGACCGTCCGCGAGGCACCCCCCGGCACGGCCTGGGCCATCGGCACCGAGCTCAACCTGGTCGGCCGACTGGCACAGGAGCACCCCGAGCAGGACATCATGTTCCTCAACGACAACGTGTGCTTCTGCGCGACGATGAACCGCATCGACCTGCCCCACCTGGTGTGGGCGATGGAGGAGCTGGTCGAGGGGCGCGTGGTCAACGAGATCCGGGTCGACCCCGACACCCGGCACTGGGCGAAGGTGGCGCTGGACCGGATGCTTGCGTTACCGGGGCCGTCGAGCCACGACTGA
- a CDS encoding glycerate kinase — MRVIICPDKFAGTLTAAEAAAAIGTGWRAVRPDDELAAVPLADGGEGTIQATLAARPDAERHQVEVADARGIATTAAWLSLAAAPPSGDRPSSSGAFADPVAVVEVAQACGLSALAKEARDPLRTTTYGVGQLLQAVFDHGARQVIVGLGGSATVDGGLGMVSALTGHAVRRADGNGVKVGGRWVAEADHIRSHPDRSDLSLIVAGDVTNPLLGPDGAAAVFGPQKGADEAAVRELEAALATWADVAERDLPGGPWRDRPGAGAAGGLGFAFMALLGAEVRNGADVIGHLIGLDVTDADIVITGEGSLDQQSLAGKGPERIRSRAAAAGVTTVALAGVISDGAGDRFDIAEALGPDGLSDPIGTLTAAASRAARRLSGS; from the coding sequence GTGCGCGTCATCATCTGCCCGGACAAGTTCGCCGGAACCCTCACGGCAGCTGAAGCGGCAGCGGCGATCGGTACCGGCTGGCGTGCCGTCCGGCCCGACGACGAGCTGGCAGCCGTGCCGCTGGCAGATGGAGGGGAGGGGACGATCCAGGCCACCCTTGCAGCTCGGCCGGATGCCGAGCGACATCAGGTCGAGGTGGCGGACGCCCGGGGGATCGCCACGACCGCGGCGTGGCTGAGCCTGGCGGCCGCGCCTCCCTCGGGCGACCGTCCTTCATCCTCGGGGGCGTTCGCAGATCCGGTTGCGGTTGTGGAAGTGGCCCAGGCCTGCGGCCTGTCTGCGCTGGCCAAGGAGGCCCGGGACCCCCTGCGCACGACCACGTACGGGGTGGGACAGCTGCTCCAGGCGGTCTTCGACCACGGGGCCCGCCAGGTGATCGTGGGGCTGGGTGGCTCGGCGACCGTCGACGGGGGGCTCGGGATGGTCTCGGCGCTGACGGGGCATGCCGTCCGGCGCGCCGACGGGAACGGCGTGAAGGTCGGTGGTCGGTGGGTCGCCGAGGCCGATCACATCCGGTCCCACCCTGATCGGTCCGACCTCAGCCTGATCGTGGCCGGAGATGTCACCAACCCGCTCCTCGGCCCGGACGGGGCCGCCGCGGTCTTCGGGCCGCAGAAGGGTGCGGACGAGGCCGCCGTCCGGGAGTTGGAGGCGGCTCTGGCGACCTGGGCCGACGTGGCCGAGCGCGACCTCCCGGGTGGACCCTGGCGGGATCGACCGGGGGCCGGAGCAGCCGGAGGCCTCGGCTTCGCCTTCATGGCCCTCCTCGGTGCCGAGGTGCGAAACGGCGCGGATGTCATCGGTCACCTGATCGGGCTGGATGTCACGGACGCCGACATCGTCATCACCGGTGAGGGGTCACTGGACCAGCAGTCGCTGGCCGGCAAGGGGCCGGAGCGTATTCGGTCCCGGGCTGCCGCTGCGGGGGTCACGACGGTGGCGCTTGCCGGCGTCATCTCCGATGGTGCTGGTGACCGCTTCGACATCGCCGAGGCGCTGGGCCCGGACGGCTTGAGCGATCCGATCGGCACGTTGACCGCAGCAGCCTCACGGGCGGCGCGACGCCTCTCCGGCTCCTGA
- a CDS encoding YbaK/EbsC family protein, producing the protein MSFKAATHRVIDAAAELGLELSVQRFPEGTRTAQDAADAIGCGVAAIAKSIVVASDQGAVLVLTSGANLVDFPRVEAAAGVTGVRRASAEEARAATGYAIGGTAPFGLATAMRILADRDLMLFDEVWVAAGTPDTVFPLEPRELITGAGATVADVAQTAG; encoded by the coding sequence ATGAGCTTCAAGGCCGCCACCCACCGGGTCATCGATGCTGCTGCCGAACTGGGGCTGGAGCTCTCGGTCCAGCGCTTCCCCGAGGGAACCCGGACGGCGCAGGATGCCGCAGACGCGATCGGCTGCGGCGTCGCCGCAATCGCGAAGAGCATCGTCGTCGCCAGCGACCAGGGCGCGGTGTTGGTGCTGACCTCTGGGGCCAACCTCGTGGACTTCCCCCGCGTCGAGGCGGCTGCCGGCGTCACCGGTGTGCGGCGCGCGTCCGCTGAGGAGGCCAGAGCCGCGACGGGATACGCCATCGGCGGGACTGCCCCGTTCGGATTGGCCACGGCCATGCGCATCCTGGCCGACCGTGACCTGATGCTGTTCGACGAGGTCTGGGTGGCAGCCGGCACGCCGGACACGGTGTTCCCGCTCGAGCCGCGCGAGCTGATCACCGGAGCCGGAGCGACCGTTGCCGATGTGGCACAGACGGCTGGTTGA
- a CDS encoding HesB/IscA family protein, with amino-acid sequence MSDTTTAPPDSDVVASPIDLTDSAAEKVRELMAREDDADAIALRIAVQPGGCAGMRYALYFDDRNLDNDLNVDVKGVAVRVDKMSSPYLRGTTIDWVDSLQGAGFSIDNPNAQSACACGDSFS; translated from the coding sequence ATGAGCGACACCACCACCGCCCCGCCCGACTCCGACGTCGTCGCCAGCCCGATCGACCTCACCGACTCCGCTGCTGAGAAGGTCCGCGAGCTCATGGCCCGTGAGGACGACGCTGACGCGATCGCTCTCCGCATCGCGGTCCAACCGGGTGGCTGCGCGGGGATGCGGTACGCGCTCTACTTCGACGATCGCAACCTCGACAACGATCTGAACGTCGACGTCAAGGGTGTCGCCGTGCGGGTTGACAAGATGTCGAGCCCCTACCTGCGTGGCACGACCATCGACTGGGTCGACAGCCTGCAGGGCGCCGGGTTCTCCATCGACAACCCCAACGCCCAGTCCGCCTGCGCCTGCGGCGACAGCTTCAGCTAG
- a CDS encoding sulfurtransferase TusA family protein: MDASAGAAAPSASGRETLVDSRGRRCPLPVIDLAKAMAAVEVGDEVLLLSDDEGSRTDVPAWCRMRRQELVAVEPAQDHTRYRIRRRV, translated from the coding sequence GTGGATGCCTCAGCAGGTGCCGCTGCACCATCAGCAAGCGGCCGGGAGACCCTGGTCGACTCCCGCGGTCGCCGGTGCCCGTTGCCCGTCATCGACCTGGCCAAGGCGATGGCTGCGGTCGAGGTCGGCGACGAGGTGCTCCTGCTGTCCGACGACGAGGGATCCCGGACGGACGTCCCGGCCTGGTGTCGGATGCGCCGTCAGGAACTGGTCGCCGTCGAGCCCGCCCAGGACCACACCCGGTACCGGATCCGGCGGCGCGTCTAG
- a CDS encoding DUF3291 domain-containing protein — MDWYLAQLNIGRIAAPLESPAMAAFVDNLDLVNGAGEAAPGFVWRLTDEAGAATSYSVFGDATLIPNLTVWTDLARLRAFVYDQLHASFLRRRREWFVPEEEAVTVCWHVPAGHRPDLAEAEQRLVHLRQHGPTGYAFRLSDAELAATVRGDLQSGGRPQPSSGSAA, encoded by the coding sequence ATGGACTGGTACCTCGCGCAGCTGAACATCGGGCGGATCGCGGCCCCCCTCGAGTCGCCAGCGATGGCCGCCTTCGTCGACAACCTGGATCTGGTCAACGGCGCCGGTGAGGCTGCGCCGGGGTTCGTCTGGCGACTGACCGATGAGGCCGGCGCAGCGACGTCCTACTCCGTCTTCGGCGACGCGACGCTGATCCCGAACCTGACGGTCTGGACTGACCTCGCTCGTCTTCGGGCCTTCGTGTACGACCAGCTGCACGCGTCCTTCCTGCGGCGACGGCGGGAGTGGTTCGTCCCCGAGGAGGAGGCGGTCACGGTGTGTTGGCACGTACCAGCGGGTCACCGGCCGGATCTGGCCGAGGCGGAGCAGCGTCTGGTCCACCTCCGGCAGCACGGTCCGACGGGCTACGCCTTCCGCCTCAGCGACGCAGAGCTCGCCGCGACCGTCCGCGGCGACCTGCAGTCGGGCGGGCGGCCCCAGCCCTCCAGCGGGTCAGCAGCCTGA